The genomic region TAAGCGGTTGCGGGTCGCAGCAACCTGTACGCAGCAATCCACCGCACCCGGCAGCTTGGGCGATGCTTCCAGCGCCAGACTTGATGACGCCGCTCAACGGGATTATTTCACCCTCAGAGAGCGAATCACAACAGTCACAGGGCAGGTGAAATACCTGCAGGATTACATCCGGCAACAATGCCTGCATTAATAGGGCCTCACTAACGCGGGGCTTTTTTTCATTCACAATATAGCGAGTTAAATCATGGCTCAATCTCCGGCCACCCAATGGCCCATGACGAACATTTTCAACCCGTGGCCGGTCTACACTGACGGCGTGGAAAACGTGATCGCCGTTAAAATCTCCAGCATCCTGCCGCATACCGATGGCTCAATCACCATTGTGCCGGATGGTGATTACAACGCGATAGATGGTGATTACAACGCGATATATGAGCCTCAGATATTCGTGACAATCTTCTCGCCGGAAGTCGGCGGTTATCTTGTTCGCGATTCAGATAATCAGGACCTTTACATCCCAGCCGCATCGTTCGAAAGCACTTACTCTGCTGTTCCGCGGGGATCTGACGGCAAAGATGGTAAGGATGCGGCGGCCTGGGCCAGAAGTACCTCGACTGGCAATCTAACTGTGGGCTACCCGGACGATCCGTCCGCTTCCAGTGCGCATGGTAAATTTGGGACAACCCTCTACTGGAAAACTACTGTTTCATGCGTAGCCGCCCAAAAGGGCAACAGCGTTATCGCCAGCGCGAATATCTATCACACACCAGGTATTCCATGTGACGCGGACGGGAACGCGCTTCCGTTCGTGATTATCACCAACCAGCTTGCGTCGGCAACGTCGTCCCCGTCGTCGTCCCCGTCGGTTGAAATTTACCTCTTTGTATATGGGGCTGCGACACAGCTTTGCAATTTGAAGACAAAAGCGATGAAGCCGCTTAGCGTAACGTCTGGCGACGGTGGCTCTGAACCTAATTATGCATTTGAATACTGGTATCAACGGGCGCAGGCATAGTGAGGCGACATGATGAATATATCCGGCGCTCCTTCAATAAACGCTGCTGGCGGTATTTCTGTACCGGGTGCGCTGGCAATGGGTGACCGGCAGCCGAAAGTGACGCAATACATTTTTATTCAGAACGACACTTACACAGACCCCTCATCGATATGGTCTGTGCAGAAATTGAGTAACACCCAGTACGCAATGCCGAATGCTACAGCTCCGCGCGGATCGATCTATATTGGCGTATTCCTTCGTGATATTGATGGCGACACAAGCCACGGCAGGCTGGACAGCACAGTCGAATGGACAGTATCCGATCCTTCAATAGCGACATATAAAACGCCATCAGCCAGCGGCCAGACGATTTTCGGTTTGCTCAGGGCTGGCAAGGTATTAATAACATGCCGCTGGAATGGTCTGGTTTCAGTGCTCACTATTACCGCAACATAAAGATTAACGGGGGAGTAATGGCTACTAAGCGTTACGCCATTGGCAATAGCTGGCAAAAATACCCTACAGGCGATGGTGTCCTACAGGTTATTTCCGGAAAGGTTTTTGTTTCATCAAGTGCGTCCGCTCCCGCCAGCAATAAGGACGCGTTAATCATTTCTGAATATCTCAACACAAGCGCAGGTTATTTGTGGCTGCACACGGCGGCCAATAACGGTATTAACAGCGAAATTGTTATTGATGATGGCGTTAACGATGCCGGGAAGGAGTAATCAACGTGGCACCACCAAAGGGCAACCGGTTCTGGGAGGCCCGCAGTAGTCACGGGCGAAAACCCGTTTTTGAATCTCCGGAGGCTCTGTGGGCTGCGAGTGTTGAATATTTCGAGTGGGTAGAAAAACACCCCCTGAAAGAGCAGAAGATTTTTTGTTTTCAGGGAGCTGTAACACGCGCTACGGTTAATAAAATGCGGGCTATGACAGTAAAGGGCCTGTGCCTTTTCCTCGATATTTCCCACACAACCTGGAATAACTACTGCGCAAAGCAGGAATTTGAAGAGATCACGACTCAAATCTCCAATGTAATTTACGACCAGAAATTTTCGGGCGCGGCTGCCGATTTGCTGAACGCAAGCATTATTGCGCGTGATCTGGGTCTGAAGGACCAGCAGCAGATCGAGGATGTCACGCCGGATAAAGGAGACCGTGATAAGCGCCGTTCCCGCATTCAGGAGCTGTTAAGCCGTGCTAAACGAAACTGAAGCCCTGACCGAAGAGGAAGAAATCGAACTTCTGGAATTGCTGGAGGCTGAAGACGAATACCGGAACACTCACCGCCTCTTCGACTACTCCCCATACGTTAAACAACGTGAATTCATGGATGCGGGCAGCGAGTTTACCGAGCGCTGCTTCATGGCCGGTAACCAGCTGGGCAAAACGCTGACCGGCGGCGCGGAAGTGGCTTTCCACCTGACCGGCCGTTACCCGGGCACAAAAGGTTACCCCGTTGACGGTGCTTACCAGGGGGAGTGGGAAGGGCGCAGGTTCTGCGAGCCGGTTGTCTTCTGGGTGGGTGGTGAAACTAATGAGACTGTGACCAAATCGACGCAGCGAATACTGTGCGGGCGTATTGATGAGGGCAACGAACCCGGGTACGGTTCCATCCCCAAAGACGACATTATCAGCTATGTTAAATCGCCATTTTTCCCCGGTCTGATCGACCGCGTGCTGGTGAAGCATCACAACGCAGATGGAGTTGAAGACGGCGCGAGCCTGGTTTACTTCAAGCCTTACTCCCAGGGCCGCGCCCGCTGGCAGGCTGATACCGTTCACGGCGTCTGGTTCGATGAAGAACCGCCTTATGCAATTTATTCCGAAGGGCTGACGCGTACCAACAAATACGGTCAGTTCTCGATTCTGACATTCACTCCGCTGATGGGGATGTCAGACGTTGTAACCAAGTTTCTGAAGAACCCCAGCAAGGCGCAGAAAGTCGTCTCGATGACGATCTACGATGCTGAGCACTACAGCGACGAACGGCGCGAGCAGATCATTGCTTCGTATCCTGAGCATGAACGCGAAGCCCGCGCCCGCGGCATACCGACCATGGGCAGTGGTCGCATATTCCAGATCACCGAAGAGACGATCAAGTGTCAGCCGTTCGAATGCCCGGAACATTTTTACGTTATTAACGGGCAGGACTTCGGATGGGATCACCCGCAGGCTCATATCCAGCTCTGGTGGGACAAGGACGCTGATATTTTTTATCTGGCGAGGGTCTGGAAGAAACGCGAGAACACAGCCGTACAGGCATGGGGCGCGGTGAAGGCCTGGAGTAAGGGCATTCCCACAGCCTGGCCGCATGACGGCTATCAGCATGAGAAGGGGGGCGGTGAAGAGCTCAAAGCGAAATACGCCGAGGCTGGTTTTCAGATGCTTCCTGAGCATGCCACCTGGCCGGACGGCGGGAACGCGGTTGAACCGGGGGTTACCGAGCTGCGCGACCTGATGACCGAGGGGCGCTTCAGGGTGTTTAACACCTGCGAACCCTTCTTCGAAGAGTTCCGGCTCTATCACAGGGACGAGAACGGCAAGATCGTGAAACTCAACGACGATATCCTTTCCGCCGTACGCTATGCGTACATGATGCGCCGTAGCGCGAGAATGCAGCGCGATCTGTTTAAACCCAAAACCAAAAAAATACCGGCACCCATCCGGCCGATACAGCGAGGAAGATAATGGCCGACGAAGACAAAAACTCACGGCTGGACGATATTCTCCGCCAGTTTGACAGCGACTGGACCGCCAGCGAGGATGCGAGGACCGAAGCCCGTAACGACCTGTTTTTCTCCCGCGTCAGCCATTGGGATGACTGGCTCAGCCAGTACACCACGCTGCAGTATCGCGGACAGTTTGACGTTGTGCGGCCGGTGGTTCGTAAACTGGTGGCAGAAATGCGCCAGAATCCTGTTGATGTGCGTTACCGGCCAAAAGACGGAGCCGATCCGGATGCCGCTGACGTGCTGATGGGCATGTACCGTACTGACATGCGGCATAACACTGCCCGAACCTCTGTAAACATTGCTGTTCGCGAGCAAATCGAGGCGGGGGTGGGTGCCTGGCGTCTGGTTACGGAACATGAAGATCAGGACCCGACCAGCAACAACCAGATTATTCGTCGCGTGCCGATACACGGCGCATGCTCCCACGTTATCTGGGATGCGAACAGCAAGCAGCTGGATAAATCCGACGCGCGGCATGTGACCGTGATTAACGCCCTCAGCAAATCAGGCTGGAAGTCATTCGCGAAAAAGTACGGGCTTGATGCCGACGAGCTGCCGACTTTCACGTCTCCCAATGATCTGCTGTTCAGCTGGCAGACCAGCGATACCGTATTTATCGCTGAATATTACGAGGTCGAGGAAAAGAAAGAGACGGTATTCATTTATCAGGACCCGCTGAGCGGCGAGCCCGTCAGCTATTACAAGCGCGATATTAAAGACGTGATCGATGAGCTGGCTGAGCAGGGCATGGAGAAGGTCGCAGAGCGCAAAGTCACCCGCCGCAGGGTGTATAAGACCATTCTCTCAAACACTGCCGTACTGAAAAACCGGGAGCTGATAGCCGGTGAGCACCTGCCGATTGTGCCGGTCTTCGGGGAGTGGGGCTTTGTTGACGATGTGGAGGTGTACGAGGGGATTGTCCGGCTGACGAAAGACGGCCAGCGCCTGCGCAACATGATCATGTCGTTCAACGCCGACATCGTGGCCCGCACACCGAAGAAAAAGCCCATATTCTGGCCGGAGCAGATTGAGGGCTACGAGTACATGTACAGCGGGGATGACGATTTCCCTTATTACCTGATGAATCGTACCGACGAGCAGAACGCCCAGCTTCCGGCGCGGCCCATTTCATATATGGATAATCCGGAAGTGCCACAGGCAAACGCCTACATGCTGGAGGCGGCCACCGCGGCGGTGAAAGAGGTTGCAGATCCGGGCGTGGATGGCCAGGAGGTAAATGGTAACCAGGTGGCCTTTGATACGGTGAACCAGCTGAACCAGCGCGCCGACCTGGAAACCTTCGTTTTCATGGATAACCTGGCTACCGCCATGCGCCGCGACGGTGAAATTTACCAGGCGATGGTCAATGACATCTACGATGTGCCGCGCACCGTGCTGACAACGGCTGAGGACGGCAGCGAAAACGAGGTGCAGACCCTGTCACAGGCCGTTGATTATCAGTCCGGGCGTGTGGTGGTGCTCAATGATATTCGCGGGCGCTATGAGTGCTACACCGACGCGGGGCCGTCATTCCAGAGCATGAAGGACCAGAACCGGGCTGAGATTCAGGAGCTATTGAAAACGGTCCCGGCAGAGCATCAGGTCTGGAACGTACTGTTGCTGCAATATCTGGCGCTGCTGGACGGTAAAGGCATCGAGATCACCCGCGATTACGCAACGAAACAGCTGGTAGTTCAGGGTCTGAAAAAACCGGAGACGCCGGAAGAGGAACGCTGGCTGCAGGAAGCTCAGCAGGCACAACAGGGCCAGCAGGATCCGAATATGGTTCTCGCACAGGCGCAGATGATCGCCGCGCAGGCTGAAGCTGCCAGAGCGCAGAACGAGACGGCGCAGACCGAAATTAAAGCATTTACCGCGCAGCAGGACGCGCAGCGCTCACAGGCTGACACTATTTATAAGCTGGCACAAGCCCGAAACATAGACAGCAAAGCGGTGATTGAAGCGCTGAAACTGATGCACGAGGTTGCCACCCGGCAACAGCAATCCATACCCACCGGCCAGGTGCCGGGTCAATTTCCGCCTTCGGGCGAGTTCCCTCAATCCATGTAGAGAGTAAAAAAACATGAGTGATACCACCGACATTCAGGTAACTGAAGAATCAACCCTGTCCGCAGATCAGGAAAATGCACAGCCGCAGGTCCAGACCGGAGTAGCGGAAAATCAGCCAGAGGATCAGGGCGAACAGGGCTTTGACATTGTTCTGAATGACGAGGAACCAGCCAACCCGGACACCCCCGCAAACGAGAATGCAAAGTTTGCAGCACGCCGCATTGCCCGCAAGCGTCAGCGCGAACTGGAGCAGGCAGCGGAAGCGGTTACGCGTGGTGAGGTGCCGGAGAATCTGCGGGTAACACCTGAGCTGCCATCCCAGCCTGATTTTAATGACTTTCTGTCAGATACGGCGCTGGAAAAATACGGCTTCGATACTAACCGCGCCATGGCCGCTTTTCAGGCAGCCCAGAACGAGTGGATGCTGAAAGCCCAGGACGCGAGAAGTAACGCCGTTGCTGAACAGGGCCGTAAAACGCAGGAGTTTACCCGCCAGTCGTCACAATTCGCAGCAGCGGCGAAAGCGCACTATGACGCCGCTGAGAAGCTGAACCTGCCAGATTTTGAAGAAAAAGAAGATGTCGTGAGAAGCATCCTCCCCCCCGGACTGGATGCGGAGATCATGAGCCTCTTCCCTGAAAAATCGGCGGCGATGTTCTACCACCTGGGTGCAAACCCGGAAAAGCTGCGCGGATTGCTGACAATGAGCTCACAACAGGCCCTGATTGAGCTGACGCGCCTGTCAGAGCGCCTGACGATTAAGCCACGCGGTAAAGAGGTGTCAAAAGCGCCACCCGTTGACGAGCCCGTAAGCGGTGACGTTGCGGCGGCAAATCGCGATGTGCTGCAAAAGCAGATGAATGCAGCGGCAACTAAAGGCGACGTTGAAACCTACCGCAAAATTAAAAAATTACTCTCTTAAGGATCAAAATAATGGCTTCATTAAACGAAGGTCAAATCGTGTCATACGGTGTCGATGAGGTGATCGAGACAATCACAAATCTCACACCAATGGCGCAGAAAGCTGAAGTTTACACGCCGCCTGCTGGCGATATGCAGCGCAGCAATAACACCCACTGGATGCCGCTGCAAATGGAATCTCCGACCCAGGAGGGTTGGGACCTGACCGGCAAGGAGACGGATCTGCTTGAGCTGGCGGTCAAGGTGAATATGGGCGTACCGGATAATGATTTCTTCTCGCTGCGGGCGGATGACCTGCGGGATGAAACCAGCTATCGCCGCCGCATCAAAGCCGCGGCTGAGAAGCTGGCTAACAACGTTGAGCAGAAAATCGCTCAGGTGTCCGCCGATATGGGCTCGCTGGTCGTTACCAATCCGGAGGACATCAGCAACAAGCCTGGCGGCGGCTGGGATTTTGTCGCCGACGCTGAGGCGATCATGTTTGCCCGCGAACTGAGCCGCAACCGCGGCCTGAGCTACTTCTTTAACGTTAAGGATTACAAGAAGGCGGGCTATGACCTGGTGGGGCGCGATATTTATGGCCGCATGACGGAGGACGCCTATAAAAAAGGCACTATCCAGAAACAGGTTGCGGGTTTTGATGATGTGCTGCGTTCGCCAAAAATGCCTGTGCTCAAAGCGTCCGGCGCGTCGGGCCTAACGGTTTCCGGCGCCCAGTCGTTTAAGCCGCTGGCATGGGTTGAAGATGCCGATGGTGAACGCGAGAACGTCGATAACCGTTTCGCACAGGTGAAGCTGTCGGCGACAACCGGCCTTAAGCGCGGTGACAAAATCAGCTTTGCGGGCGTGAAATACCTCGCGCAGATGGCGAAAAACGTGCTGACGGACGACGCGACGTTTTCAGTTGTTCGCGTTCTGGACGAGAACACCGTTGAGATCACGCCTAAGCCGATTGCACTGGATGACGCCAGCCTCTCCGCAGCACAGAGGGCCTATGCGAACGTTAATACCGGTCTGGCTAACGCAATGGCGGTGAATATCCTGAACGTGGCCGATGCGACAAC from Erwinia tracheiphila harbors:
- a CDS encoding DNA-packaging protein, translated to MAPPKGNRFWEARSSHGRKPVFESPEALWAASVEYFEWVEKHPLKEQKIFCFQGAVTRATVNKMRAMTVKGLCLFLDISHTTWNNYCAKQEFEEITTQISNVIYDQKFSGAAADLLNASIIARDLGLKDQQQIEDVTPDKGDRDKRRSRIQELLSRAKRN
- a CDS encoding terminase large subunit is translated as MLNETEALTEEEEIELLELLEAEDEYRNTHRLFDYSPYVKQREFMDAGSEFTERCFMAGNQLGKTLTGGAEVAFHLTGRYPGTKGYPVDGAYQGEWEGRRFCEPVVFWVGGETNETVTKSTQRILCGRIDEGNEPGYGSIPKDDIISYVKSPFFPGLIDRVLVKHHNADGVEDGASLVYFKPYSQGRARWQADTVHGVWFDEEPPYAIYSEGLTRTNKYGQFSILTFTPLMGMSDVVTKFLKNPSKAQKVVSMTIYDAEHYSDERREQIIASYPEHEREARARGIPTMGSGRIFQITEETIKCQPFECPEHFYVINGQDFGWDHPQAHIQLWWDKDADIFYLARVWKKRENTAVQAWGAVKAWSKGIPTAWPHDGYQHEKGGGEELKAKYAEAGFQMLPEHATWPDGGNAVEPGVTELRDLMTEGRFRVFNTCEPFFEEFRLYHRDENGKIVKLNDDILSAVRYAYMMRRSARMQRDLFKPKTKKIPAPIRPIQRGR
- a CDS encoding portal protein produces the protein MADEDKNSRLDDILRQFDSDWTASEDARTEARNDLFFSRVSHWDDWLSQYTTLQYRGQFDVVRPVVRKLVAEMRQNPVDVRYRPKDGADPDAADVLMGMYRTDMRHNTARTSVNIAVREQIEAGVGAWRLVTEHEDQDPTSNNQIIRRVPIHGACSHVIWDANSKQLDKSDARHVTVINALSKSGWKSFAKKYGLDADELPTFTSPNDLLFSWQTSDTVFIAEYYEVEEKKETVFIYQDPLSGEPVSYYKRDIKDVIDELAEQGMEKVAERKVTRRRVYKTILSNTAVLKNRELIAGEHLPIVPVFGEWGFVDDVEVYEGIVRLTKDGQRLRNMIMSFNADIVARTPKKKPIFWPEQIEGYEYMYSGDDDFPYYLMNRTDEQNAQLPARPISYMDNPEVPQANAYMLEAATAAVKEVADPGVDGQEVNGNQVAFDTVNQLNQRADLETFVFMDNLATAMRRDGEIYQAMVNDIYDVPRTVLTTAEDGSENEVQTLSQAVDYQSGRVVVLNDIRGRYECYTDAGPSFQSMKDQNRAEIQELLKTVPAEHQVWNVLLLQYLALLDGKGIEITRDYATKQLVVQGLKKPETPEEERWLQEAQQAQQGQQDPNMVLAQAQMIAAQAEAARAQNETAQTEIKAFTAQQDAQRSQADTIYKLAQARNIDSKAVIEALKLMHEVATRQQQSIPTGQVPGQFPPSGEFPQSM
- a CDS encoding scaffolding protein, with the translated sequence MSDTTDIQVTEESTLSADQENAQPQVQTGVAENQPEDQGEQGFDIVLNDEEPANPDTPANENAKFAARRIARKRQRELEQAAEAVTRGEVPENLRVTPELPSQPDFNDFLSDTALEKYGFDTNRAMAAFQAAQNEWMLKAQDARSNAVAEQGRKTQEFTRQSSQFAAAAKAHYDAAEKLNLPDFEEKEDVVRSILPPGLDAEIMSLFPEKSAAMFYHLGANPEKLRGLLTMSSQQALIELTRLSERLTIKPRGKEVSKAPPVDEPVSGDVAAANRDVLQKQMNAAATKGDVETYRKIKKLLS
- a CDS encoding P22 phage major capsid protein family protein — encoded protein: MASLNEGQIVSYGVDEVIETITNLTPMAQKAEVYTPPAGDMQRSNNTHWMPLQMESPTQEGWDLTGKETDLLELAVKVNMGVPDNDFFSLRADDLRDETSYRRRIKAAAEKLANNVEQKIAQVSADMGSLVVTNPEDISNKPGGGWDFVADAEAIMFARELSRNRGLSYFFNVKDYKKAGYDLVGRDIYGRMTEDAYKKGTIQKQVAGFDDVLRSPKMPVLKASGASGLTVSGAQSFKPLAWVEDADGERENVDNRFAQVKLSATTGLKRGDKISFAGVKYLAQMAKNVLTDDATFSVVRVLDENTVEITPKPIALDDASLSAAQRAYANVNTGLANAMAVNILNVADATTNVFWSNDSIRIVSQPIPTTHELFSGMKTKSFSIPDVGLNGIFATQGDISTLAGKCRIALWYSVNATRPESIGVGLANQAA